The nucleotide window CACTTTGCCTTCTTTGATAAGCTGCATAAGGATATCAGCTTCAATATGTTCCTCTTTGGCTGCGGTTAATATTTCGGAAGTGGCTATGCCTTTGGTTGCTTGTTGTAATTGGGTCATTTTTGTGCCTCCTTTAATAATGATTTCATTGCTCTAATTTTGGCTTTTAATTCCGCTGTCTCTTGGGAAAGAGTAAAATGCCTGATAAAAGCCAGATTTTGGGCTCCAACGGCTAAAACATTAGGCAGATTTTCAGGAAATAACCCTCCAATCGCCACTACCGGTATAGGAGATAAATTCAGAACAGTTTTTAAATCCTCAACCCCAGTAGCGGGATCAGGTTTTTCTTTGGCAACGGTTGGATAGATGGGGCCAAAACTGAAATAATCCGGCTTTTTTAGGTTTGTTTGGGCAGTGATGCTTTCCATTAATTCTTTTGCCTGCTTTAAATTATGCGTAGAAACACCTAAAAGAGTGTTGTTGGGCAAAAAAGGTAAAACCTCTTTCCAGGGAAGATCATCCTGCCCTAAATGTAAGCCATCTGCTTTTGTCAAAAGACAGATATCCGGTCGGTCATCAACTATGAACCTGGTTTTAGAGCCCTCGGTGATAGCTTTCAAACTTTTGCCAAGATTCAGCAACTCTCTATCGGAAAGATGTTTATCGCGAATCTGCAGCAGCGGGACTTCTTCCTGAACACATATCTCGGTGAATGTTTCATACCCCAAAAGCGGATTAGTCATAACGATATATAAGCCGAAGTTATCCACTGTTAATGCTCCCGGTTTAGCGATTGCAGAATCAAATCCGCTACTTTCATTCCGGAAAGCAACATACTGGTAAAAATAGGACCCATTCTATTACTGCCGCTAACTCCACAAGCAGCCATACCGGAAACAAAAAGACCAGGATAGACCTCTTGCGTAAATTCCAAACAGGATTTTTCGCCTGCTTCGGCATTTAAGGACTTTTCATAAGGAATGGTATCAGAGGGCAAATTCAAGTGGATAGTGTTTTTGCGGCATAAAACACTAACTACTTCACAAGGATGCCCAGTTGCATCCAAAATGGCTTGGGCGGATAAAGAAAGAGGGTCTATATGCAGCTTTTCTTTTTGCACTGTAGCCCAGTTTATCACCACACCTGAAACCCGATTATCTTTTACCAGAACATCTTCCATACAAATACCGGTAAAAATGCCCGCTCCTTTATGAGTGGCATTGTAAATTAGAGAGGAAGTTGCTTCCACGGCATCGCAAACATATAAGTCGTTGCCAGAATAGCTATAGGAAATTGCCAAACGCTCTAAAAGCGGAAGCGAATCTTTATGGAAAACGATTTGATTAAAAAACATCGCTCCGCCCCACATACCTCCTCCGGGAGCAAGGTCTTTTTCAATGAGGGTGGTTTTGATGTTTTGCGAGGCAAGTTTCGCGGCACAAACAAGACCCGAAGGACCTCCTCCCACAATAATTACATCACTGACGAGATGATTTTGCAGCTTGGTAAACCAGCTGTTGGTAATGGCTTTGGAAATTTGAGCTTCCATTTTTTCCCCTTGTTTAATTTTTTTAAGGGGTTGTATGTATGAGCTTTATCCTTCGATGGCTAAATGAGTGGTCTATAATGTCATCTTCCTCGCGCCGGTATTATCCGGATCAGGTTCGAAGGGTATAATCTCAGCCGGAATATTTTCCAGCACCCCTGTCTTTATGGCAATAAATTTGTTAGCGTTTTAAATGTCAAGTAAAAGATAACAATAATTAGGGGATGAACAGGATTATGATAGCAGGAGTCAGAGAGCTTTGGTCGAAAAGGATTCTGTGGGATTTTAGATTTGAGTTTTCGAAACAAGAATTTTAGGATTAAGTTTTAGAAACGAGGATTTAAGGATTAGATTTAAGAAACGAGGATTTAAGGATTTTAGGATTAAGAGGATTTCTAATTTAAAGTTCCGCTAGGAACGATACATACTAACGACGGGTTTTAACCCGGCGATAAGAAGAACGAATAAAAAAAGTCCCAGCGGGACGGCAGATTTTAGTTTTCGAAACAAGGATTTAAGGATTTTAGGATTAAATTATACACAAACTGTTGCACATCTCCAATTTTCTTTCCCAATTTCTAATCAACCTTTTAGATACTATCACCTCCAATATATAATGGATTTATCATCAAAATAAAAAGCACACTAAGATCAATAATCCGAAGTCATAGAGATTTCCTAACACCATAACTATTAACAACATATAAATATAGTTTTAATCTAACCCTTACTTTCTCTTACAGGTAGTCCAGATACAACTCCTCATCCACCCTATCTAAACTCCTTCTTAACCATGGGAAAAGGAGGAGAGGAGGAGCAGATGAAGAGGAGAGGAGGATGGGTTGTTTGTGAGGTGTCCTGAAAATAGCGGACTAAAATTAAGGAGAAAGAAATGAACAAAAAAATTCTACCTAAAAGGATGTATATTAAAGATAGCGATGCCTTCTAACCTAAAGTTGTTTATATATCTGCGTGAACTATTTTCGGTGGCTAGAAAAAAATGCGGAGGAACGGCGTCCTCCGTCTACACAACTCAATCCTTAAATCCTTGTTTATAGAACTCAAATCTGTCGTCCCGCTGGGACTTTTTTTATTTGTTCTTTTTGTCGCCGGGTTAAAACCCTTCGTTAGTATGTATCGTTCCTAGCGGAACTTGAATTAGAAATCCTCTATATCCTAAAATCCTTGTTTCTAAAACTATATCTGTGTAATCCGTGTAATCTGTGAGAGGATATTTTTTTCGGTGATTTCGGTGACTTCTGTGGCTAAATATTCTTCTAAAATCCTCATTATTATGCTTATGGCTTCCTGTTTTCGAGGCAGAGGAACAAAATTATAAAGAAAGGGCGAAACAGTGTTTCGCCCTTTTTAATTTTTTAGTTATTTTACATTCTTGTGATCCTATTCCATCAGCAGCATTTTATGCGTGGAAACATATTTTCCTGCTTGCAGGCGGTAAAAATAGATACCGGAAGCAAGCGGACTGCCCTTATCATCTTTGGCATTAAAGACAACTTTATAGTTTCCATTTGGCTTTTCTGCCTTTACCAGGGTTCTAACCAGCT belongs to Candidatus Cloacimonas sp. and includes:
- a CDS encoding thiamine phosphate synthase; amino-acid sequence: MDNFGLYIVMTNPLLGYETFTEICVQEEVPLLQIRDKHLSDRELLNLGKSLKAITEGSKTRFIVDDRPDICLLTKADGLHLGQDDLPWKEVLPFLPNNTLLGVSTHNLKQAKELMESITAQTNLKKPDYFSFGPIYPTVAKEKPDPATGVEDLKTVLNLSPIPVVAIGGLFPENLPNVLAVGAQNLAFIRHFTLSQETAELKAKIRAMKSLLKEAQK
- a CDS encoding sulfide-dependent adenosine diphosphate thiazole synthase translates to MEAQISKAITNSWFTKLQNHLVSDVIIVGGGPSGLVCAAKLASQNIKTTLIEKDLAPGGGMWGGAMFFNQIVFHKDSLPLLERLAISYSYSGNDLYVCDAVEATSSLIYNATHKGAGIFTGICMEDVLVKDNRVSGVVINWATVQKEKLHIDPLSLSAQAILDATGHPCEVVSVLCRKNTIHLNLPSDTIPYEKSLNAEAGEKSCLEFTQEVYPGLFVSGMAACGVSGSNRMGPIFTSMLLSGMKVADLILQSLNREH